A genomic window from Candidatus Poribacteria bacterium includes:
- a CDS encoding aminomethyl transferase family protein, giving the protein MKTTLLYTIHKQLGATFEKKHLDWNIATEFTDTISEHHAVRNNVGIADVSYRGQHRLIGEDRAKFLHRIISNDVESLSSGHGTYATILTHRGKIIADMNISVLEEAIRIDTAPETTDLLFTELDKYIIADDVEIFDVTADTGAIAVHGPQSTDLVQSVLGINELTSLPERHNCFREADTLFKYAIVCVRTEGTGEVGWTLYTAAEGLVSLWETLMTAGARLDVQPIGWNALESLRIEAGIPRYGTELTDSVIPLEAELEHAIDFEKGCYIGQEIVARMKYRGHPNRLLRGIEIDVNLTSQDCHSDFLGARVFNGDREVGWVTSATFAPTLGKTVALGYVRMAVTEAGSRVRIETSEGPLDGTVALLPFLA; this is encoded by the coding sequence ATGAAAACAACACTACTCTATACCATCCATAAACAACTCGGTGCGACATTCGAGAAAAAGCATTTAGACTGGAATATCGCTACCGAGTTCACCGATACCATTTCTGAACATCATGCTGTCAGAAACAACGTCGGTATTGCTGACGTGTCCTACCGAGGTCAACATCGGTTAATCGGCGAGGATCGGGCGAAATTTCTACATCGTATTATCTCCAACGATGTTGAAAGTCTCTCCAGTGGGCACGGAACTTACGCCACGATCTTAACGCATCGCGGAAAAATTATAGCCGACATGAACATCTCCGTTCTTGAGGAGGCAATCCGTATTGACACCGCGCCTGAGACCACAGACCTCCTTTTCACGGAATTGGATAAGTACATCATCGCTGACGATGTTGAGATTTTTGATGTAACCGCTGACACCGGAGCAATCGCTGTTCACGGTCCACAGTCGACGGATCTTGTTCAATCTGTGCTGGGTATAAACGAACTCACGTCGCTGCCAGAACGGCATAACTGCTTTCGTGAAGCAGATACGCTTTTTAAATACGCAATTGTCTGCGTGCGAACAGAGGGGACAGGCGAGGTAGGTTGGACGCTTTATACCGCTGCCGAGGGATTAGTTTCGCTCTGGGAAACATTGATGACTGCGGGAGCACGCCTTGACGTTCAACCGATCGGTTGGAATGCCCTTGAGTCGCTCCGCATTGAGGCAGGTATACCGAGATACGGAACGGAATTGACCGATTCTGTTATCCCACTTGAGGCTGAATTAGAACACGCTATCGACTTTGAGAAGGGGTGTTATATCGGACAAGAAATTGTCGCGCGTATGAAGTATCGAGGTCACCCAAATCGGCTCTTGCGCGGTATTGAAATTGATGTAAACTTAACATCGCAAGACTGTCACAGCGATTTCTTGGGGGCGCGGGTCTTTAACGGGGACAGAGAGGTTGGTTGGGTTACGAGTGCTACCTTTGCTCCGACTCTCGGGAAGACGGTTGCCCTCGGTTACGTGCGGATGGCAGTTACTGAAGCAGGCAGCCGTGTGCGAATTGAAACATCAGAAG